The segment TGAATGAGCATATGAAGGTTACCACCAGACATCAAGTATCCACCCAACACCGCACCAAAAACTACTATATATCCAATAATAGCCGTCATAGCTATACTACCTCAAAATTTTTTAATCACACAAAAGCAATCGACCAATTTAAAAAAAACATAAGCATAAAATTAGTATTGATTAAATTTCTTAAAAAATATATTAATACAAATGTAACCATAAGTCAATGGAGAGTGATGTATGACAATTTTTTCTATTATTTTTGTGGGAATGCTGGTCATTATTTTTTCAATAGGTGTCCTTTACTACAACAAGTTTGTTTCTCTCAGAAATATGGTGGAAGAGGCTTTTAGTAGTATCGATGTCCAGCTTAAGAGGAGGTATGACTTAATTCCAAACCTTGTGGAAACGGTAAAGGGGTATGCCAAGCATGAGCAATCCACACTTGAAAATGTTGTTAAACTGAGAAACCTGGCACAATCCTCTGAAAATATTACAGATAAGATAAAAAATGAAAACATGCTTACCTCAGCTTTGAGGAGTGTGTTTGCTATAGCAGAAAGTTATCCAGATTTAAAAGCCAATGAAAATTTTCTATCCCTTCAATCATCTTTAAACGATATAGAAAATAACATTCAGTCCGCCCGAAGATATTACAATGCTGTTGTAAAAGAATATAACACTCTTTGTGAGTCTTTCCCTTCCGTTTTTATTGCAAGGATGTTTCATTTCGGAAGGAAGGAGTTTTTTACCATCGATGAGGATGAAAAGAAGAATGTGAAGGTTTCTTTCTGATCGATTTGTATAAATCGTCTGTTTTAGATTGACATAGATTTTAATGTCTTAAATGGGGTTAAATATGAAGTTGATGAGCTACATACTTTTGTTTTTATTATTACCATTTTTTGTTTATGCCGAATATTTTGATATAGAAGATTACAATGTATCTATCTCTTTGAATAGAGATGCTTCATTTGAAGTGGTTGAGGAGATTGTGGTAAACTTTTTTTCCCCCAGACATGGTATCTACAGGACAATACCAGTGGAGTATCAGCAGGATCAGATCAGTACAAATTTCGATCGGATGAATTTTGGTAGTAATGTATATAAAATAGATATTTATGATGTCTATGTGGATGGTCACCCCTTCGTCAAGTCTAAAGAGGGGAAATACCTAAAGATAAAGATTGGAGATAAGAATAAAAAGGTTTCTGGTATTCAGAAGTATGTGATCAAATATAAGGTTTATGGGGCTATAAATTTTTTTGATGATCACAGCGAATTTTACTGGAATGTCATTGGGCATGAATGGAATACCAATATTAAGAGAAGCTCTTTTGTTATCAGATTACCAGAGGATACCAATCTGGATGGTAATATACTGATATTTTATGGACCTTATGGAAGTAAAAAGCAGATAGAAAACTTTAATTATAGCGATAAAACATTAACTGTAATGAATAACGGAAGCCTCATGCCAAGGGAGGGGGTTACTGTAGCAATAAGGTTTGATAAGACATACTTCACAAAAAATGGTTTTTTAAGATTAAAGCTATTTTTGGTGAATAATTGGGCAATTTTTATTCCAATTATTGTTTTAATCGTATCTCATTTTTTGTGGCTTAAATATGGTAAAGACGATGATATTATAAAGATGGTGGAATATTTCCCTCCTGAAGGGGTTACACCTGCTGAAGCTGGTGTAATCATAGATGATAAAACAGACAACAGAGACATCATATCACTAATTTTTTACTGGGCTACGAAAGGTATAATCAAGATTGAGGAGATAAAAGGGGAAGGGTTGTTTGCAAAAGATGATTATATTTTGATAAAACAGAAAAGTTTGCCTACAGATGCAAAGAGTTATGAAAAGATTCTCTTTGATGATCTATTTAGGGTTCAAAATAATGTTGTGGTCTCTTCTTTGAAAAATAAGTTTCATACAACAATTGCCCAAGTCAGGAATGCCCTAAATAAAGAGATTGAGCGATCTAATATATATTATAAAGAGAGTAGAATTTTTCAGATTTTATTTATAGTCGCTGCTATTGTTTTAGGTTTTTTGGCATTTATGATGATAGCCATCGGAGGAATAAACAATGCTGTCTATCTGGGGGTATCCGCCGTAATTTTATTGGTATATAGCTTTATCATGCCTAAAAAAACCAAAATAGGTATGGATAAATACAAAAAAATTGTTGGTTTTAAAGAGTTTATAGACAAAACAGAAAAGAGTAAGCTAACGTATCTTTTAAACGAAGATCCTTTGTATTTTGATAAAACGTTGCCTTATGCGGTTGCTTTTAACATGCTTGACAAGTGGGTGGAAAAATTCGATGGGATTTTGAAAAGTCCGCCAGAATGGTATATATCCAATGGGCACGGTTTTTATATACATAATTTTGGAAGATCTCTGTCTCAATCAGTTAATTCTATGGCAAATAATTTTACTTCTGCCCCAAGCTCCGCTGGATCTGGTGGCAGTGGCTTTTCTGGGGGTGGTTCCGGTGGAGGCTTTGGTGGTGGAGGAGGTGGAAGCTGGTAAGTAGATACGCCATTTTTACATCATCCATATTTCTCGAATATCTATTGCCTAAATTGTATGATGATCAACTATTTGATATTCCGATATACACTTATAAATCTGAGTTACATAGAAAAAACAGATCTTTTGATATCAAAAACTATAAAGCTTTTTTTAATGTAGTGGAGCTTTCTTTTGGTAAGTTCTCAGAGCTAAAAGATAACGTAAGACTTTCTGACAACAAAATTGCTCTTTTTTTAGACTGGAATAAGGAATTTCTTGATGAAACGGCAAATTTTTTCCCAGTCTACGTTCAGCCGGCATTACTTCCCATGTACAGGGGGTATGGTGCAATTACAGAGCAATTTTTGAGGGGGGTCTCCGTTAGCGGTATTACTTTTTATATACCCTCTGATATTACGGATGCAGGTGATATCCTTTATCAGAGAGAGATCCGTATCGACTTTGAAGATTACCCCGAGGATTTTATCAGAAAAGTTTGTGGTGAGGTTTTAAGTACTATAAAAACGATAGATTTATCAAATTGTAAAAGATTTAGCCAAAGGCAGGAGTTGTCATTTTCTTTAGGTAGAATAAGAAAAAGGGATGCAATCATCGATTTCAGATCTGATGCATTATCTGTCTATAACCATATCAGAGGTTTTAGTCGTCCATTTTTTGGTGCCTTCTGCTTTTATGAGGGGGAAAGAATTGTAATCTGGAGAGGTAAGCCGGAGAGATGGCAGGGGGTATATGGGGAGCCTGGGGAGGTTTTAAAAGTCACAGATGACGGTATAGAGGTGGCTTGTGGAAATGGTACGGTGATCCTTACGGAGATGGAAAAAACGGTTGATATTAAAAAATCTTTTGTGTTTAATAAGTATATGAATGTTTTTGTAAATTGATATTTTTACTGGTAGCACCTCATTTTTGGCACCACCTAATCAAAGGTAAGTGATGCCAGTGTAGTATGTGTTTGAATTCACAAGTAGGTCTGCCCCTTACTTTTCTTTTTTTCATCTTAGTTGAAACGTTAGAACGTTAGAACGTTAAAACGTTGGCACGTATGAACGTTGGAACGTTAAAACGTTGAACATTGAACGTTGAACTTTGAACATTTTTATCATTTGACAATTTATCATAATAGACTATAATTATTTACATAAAGTATTATCATCTGGAGCAAATAATGAAAAAACTGCCAATAGGGATACAGACTTTTAGCAAGATAAGAGAAGAAGGGTATACCTATATTGATAAAACCGAAGAAGCTTTTGAACTGGTTAATAATTTTACATATGTTTTCCTCTCCCGCCCCCGTAGATTTGGTAAGTCATTATTCGTTGATACATTAAAAGAGTTATTTGAAGGGAACAAGAAGCTCTTTGAAGGATTATACATATACGACAAATGGAATTGGGATGAGAAATACCCGGTAATAAAAATCAGCTGGGATGGTAAAAATAGGAGCATCAAAGATCTCGAGGCAAACCTCAGGGAAACTTTACTGGAAAATCAAAAAAGGCTAAATATAAAATGTGACGACGATCTGGATCTGGTAATCTGCTTTAGAAGGCTCATTACAGAAGCGGCTGAAAAATACAATCAAAAGGTAGTAATACTGATTGATGAGTATGATAAGCCGATATTGGATGTGATAGACGATATAGAGCAGGCTAAGGAGCATAGGGAATATTTAAAAGGACTATATTCTGTATTAAAAGGTGTGGATGCCTACATTAGGTTTGCTTTTCTTACAGGTGTGAGTAAATTCTCAAAAGCATCTATATTCAGTGGTTTAAATATGCTTGAAGACATTTCATTAGTTGATACATTCGGCAATATCTGTGGCTATACCCAGAGGGATATTGAGACGAGCTTTAAAGACTATTTTGTGAATGTGGATATGGAAGGCGTAAAGAGATGGTATAATGGGTACAATTTCCTGAAAGATAATGTTTACAACCCTTTTGATATATTAAATTTTATTAGAAATAAATGTCAATTTAGAAACTACTGGTTTGAAACGGGTACACCATCGTTTTTGATAAAGCTTATCAAATCAAGAAACTACTTTTTGCCAAAGCTTACAAATTTGATTGTAGATGATAAACTTCTTTCCAGCTTTGACGTAGAGAATATAGATCTTGAAGTGATCCTATTTCAGTCAGGTTATCTGACAATAGAGAAGGTAATTCAGACCCCCAGAAATATAGAATACAAGCTCAGGATACCTAACCTTGAAGTCCAGATATCGTTAAATGATTATATACTTAGATACCTCTTTAACCATCGGGAAGCTAATTATATTCAAAATCAGAGCTATGATGCATTTTACAATGGTGAACTTGATGTGATAAGAGATAATCTTACGACCCTTTTTTCATCGATTCCATACACCAATTATACAAACAACGAACTAAAGCTATACGAAGGTTTTTACGCCAGTGTTGTATATTCTTATCTTGCATCTCTTGGGTTTGATTTGATAGGAGAGGATGTGACAAATAAGGGTAGGATTGATTTAACGGTATTTGTGTCAGATAAGGTATACATTATTGAATTTAAGGTGGATGGGGTAAAAGGTGAGGCCTTATCCCAGATAAAGCATAAGAACTATGCCCAGAAGTATCTGGATATGGGTAAAGATATTTACCTTGTGGGTATAGAATTTAGCTCAAGTGAGAGGAATATAGTAAATTTTGAATGGGAAAAGTTGGAACGTTAGAAAGTTAGAACGTTAGAACGTTGGAACGTTAAAACGTTGAACGTTGAACTTTGAACTTTGAACTTTGAACGTAGAACCTTGAACCTTGAACCTTGAACCTTGAACATTGAACTTTGAACGTAGAACCTTGAACTTATTTTAGGGTGCAAAAAATGGGGTGGTGCTAGCATAAAGTTCATTGATTTTTGTTTTAAAATATTATATCATAGTTTTTTCGGAGGTAACAGATGAGTGCCGTTATGAATACATACAATAGGTATAACATCACCCTTGTTAAGGGGGATTATTTTTATCTTTTTGATGAAAATGGGAAAAAATATGTCGATTTTGCCACCGGGATAGCCGTGACAAATCTTGGGCATTCAAACAAGGAGATTGCAGAAATCATCTGTAGACAGTCGGCTACGCTAATGCATACATCTAATTTATACAAGAATCCAATACAGGAAGAGGTTGCTCAGATTATTTCAGATCTTAGTTTTGGGTGTAAAGTTTTTTTCTGTAATTCTGGTGCCGAAGCTAATGAGGCGGCTTTAAAGCTTGCAAGGATATATGGTAATAAGAAGCATAATGGTAAAAGATATAAAATAATTACAATGGTAAACTCCTTCCACGGTAGAACATTTGCCACCCTTGCGGCTACAGGACAGGAAAAGGTCAAAAAAGGTTTCGAGCCAACGCTTGATTTTATAAAACATATACCTTTTAACGATATTGATGCTTTTGAGAAGGCTATAGAACCTGAAACAGTTGCTGTGGTGATGGAAGTAATCCAGGGGGAAGGTGGTGTGATCCCTGCCAAAGAGGGTTATCTTGACGCAGTTAGAAGAATATGCTTTGAAAAAGATATTTTGCTCATCTTTGATGAAGTACAAACGGGTATAGGAAGGACTGGTGAAGTATTTGGATATCAGCTTTATGATGTAAAGCCGGATATCTTTACCCTTGCCAAGGCACTTGGAAATGGTTTTCCCATTGGAGCAATGGTGGCAAAGACGGAGATTGCTGAATATTTATCCCCTGGTACCCATGCGAGCACTTTTGGAGGAAATTACCTTGGTTGTGCAATTGCAAAATATGTGTTGGAGACTGTTTCGGATAGGAGTTTTCTTGATAGTGTGAAAGAAAAAGGAAATTATCTTAAAAATAAGCTTAAAACTATTTTTGGCGATATGGGTGAAATCAGGGGTGAAGGGATGATGATAGGTGTAAGACTCATAGATTCTATATCTTTATCGGATTTTATAGATAGAGCACATAAAAATGGAGTATTGACGGTTCCTGCCGGTGATAATACTGTGAGAATTTATCCTGCTTTGAATATCAGTTATGATGTGTTGAATGAGGGGCTTGAACTTATAAATAAAACCATCGGAGAGTTTAAATGAAAAAAGATTTTTTAACTTTAAGGGATTATGATTCTGATACTCTCAAAAAACTTGTTCAGCTTGCAATCAAAATGAAAAAGGAAAGGCTGACCTTTGGTAGAGATATTTTAAAAAATAAAACGGTTGCCTTGATATTTGAAAAATCGTCCACAAGGACAAGGGTTTCCTTCGAAGTAGGTGTTT is part of the Calditerrivibrio nitroreducens DSM 19672 genome and harbors:
- a CDS encoding LemA family protein → MTIFSIIFVGMLVIIFSIGVLYYNKFVSLRNMVEEAFSSIDVQLKRRYDLIPNLVETVKGYAKHEQSTLENVVKLRNLAQSSENITDKIKNENMLTSALRSVFAIAESYPDLKANENFLSLQSSLNDIENNIQSARRYYNAVVKEYNTLCESFPSVFIARMFHFGRKEFFTIDEDEKKNVKVSF
- a CDS encoding DUF2207 domain-containing protein; this translates as MKLMSYILLFLLLPFFVYAEYFDIEDYNVSISLNRDASFEVVEEIVVNFFSPRHGIYRTIPVEYQQDQISTNFDRMNFGSNVYKIDIYDVYVDGHPFVKSKEGKYLKIKIGDKNKKVSGIQKYVIKYKVYGAINFFDDHSEFYWNVIGHEWNTNIKRSSFVIRLPEDTNLDGNILIFYGPYGSKKQIENFNYSDKTLTVMNNGSLMPREGVTVAIRFDKTYFTKNGFLRLKLFLVNNWAIFIPIIVLIVSHFLWLKYGKDDDIIKMVEYFPPEGVTPAEAGVIIDDKTDNRDIISLIFYWATKGIIKIEEIKGEGLFAKDDYILIKQKSLPTDAKSYEKILFDDLFRVQNNVVVSSLKNKFHTTIAQVRNALNKEIERSNIYYKESRIFQILFIVAAIVLGFLAFMMIAIGGINNAVYLGVSAVILLVYSFIMPKKTKIGMDKYKKIVGFKEFIDKTEKSKLTYLLNEDPLYFDKTLPYAVAFNMLDKWVEKFDGILKSPPEWYISNGHGFYIHNFGRSLSQSVNSMANNFTSAPSSAGSGGSGFSGGGSGGGFGGGGGGSW
- a CDS encoding formyltransferase family protein — translated: MPKLYDDQLFDIPIYTYKSELHRKNRSFDIKNYKAFFNVVELSFGKFSELKDNVRLSDNKIALFLDWNKEFLDETANFFPVYVQPALLPMYRGYGAITEQFLRGVSVSGITFYIPSDITDAGDILYQREIRIDFEDYPEDFIRKVCGEVLSTIKTIDLSNCKRFSQRQELSFSLGRIRKRDAIIDFRSDALSVYNHIRGFSRPFFGAFCFYEGERIVIWRGKPERWQGVYGEPGEVLKVTDDGIEVACGNGTVILTEMEKTVDIKKSFVFNKYMNVFVN
- a CDS encoding ATP-binding protein — protein: MKKLPIGIQTFSKIREEGYTYIDKTEEAFELVNNFTYVFLSRPRRFGKSLFVDTLKELFEGNKKLFEGLYIYDKWNWDEKYPVIKISWDGKNRSIKDLEANLRETLLENQKRLNIKCDDDLDLVICFRRLITEAAEKYNQKVVILIDEYDKPILDVIDDIEQAKEHREYLKGLYSVLKGVDAYIRFAFLTGVSKFSKASIFSGLNMLEDISLVDTFGNICGYTQRDIETSFKDYFVNVDMEGVKRWYNGYNFLKDNVYNPFDILNFIRNKCQFRNYWFETGTPSFLIKLIKSRNYFLPKLTNLIVDDKLLSSFDVENIDLEVILFQSGYLTIEKVIQTPRNIEYKLRIPNLEVQISLNDYILRYLFNHREANYIQNQSYDAFYNGELDVIRDNLTTLFSSIPYTNYTNNELKLYEGFYASVVYSYLASLGFDLIGEDVTNKGRIDLTVFVSDKVYIIEFKVDGVKGEALSQIKHKNYAQKYLDMGKDIYLVGIEFSSSERNIVNFEWEKLER
- a CDS encoding aspartate aminotransferase family protein, producing MSAVMNTYNRYNITLVKGDYFYLFDENGKKYVDFATGIAVTNLGHSNKEIAEIICRQSATLMHTSNLYKNPIQEEVAQIISDLSFGCKVFFCNSGAEANEAALKLARIYGNKKHNGKRYKIITMVNSFHGRTFATLAATGQEKVKKGFEPTLDFIKHIPFNDIDAFEKAIEPETVAVVMEVIQGEGGVIPAKEGYLDAVRRICFEKDILLIFDEVQTGIGRTGEVFGYQLYDVKPDIFTLAKALGNGFPIGAMVAKTEIAEYLSPGTHASTFGGNYLGCAIAKYVLETVSDRSFLDSVKEKGNYLKNKLKTIFGDMGEIRGEGMMIGVRLIDSISLSDFIDRAHKNGVLTVPAGDNTVRIYPALNISYDVLNEGLELINKTIGEFK